The sequence below is a genomic window from Helicobacter ganmani.
GTAAAACATTATTGCCATTTTTATAATACACACTTCCGTTAGTTTGTTTAGCAAATTTATCAAAAATATATTCTTCTTCTTTACTCAAAAACATTAGTTTTGCTTCGTCCATTCTTCCTCCTTGAACTTATGGTTGTATATTGTTAAAAATTTCTTCAATGACTGAAGATTCTATTGCAGGATACTCTTTATAATAATATCCAATATCTACAAAATTTTTAGACCGATAAAGGCAAAAAATTCCGTCGGTTGCTTCGTCCATCACTTCTGCCACTTCAATGGGCGCAACAGGACAAGCAAAATGCACGGTTTTTGCTTGTAAGGTAATCACGGATTTAATAGATGCTAATGCAGTTAAACCACTATCAATCCCTTCATCTACAAGCAAAACGCGTTTGCCCTTAAGAGAAATTAAGGGGTTACCTTTGCGGTATTGATAAATGAGAGGCAACATTTTATCCTCGTATTGTCGTTGCACTTCGCCATAAATATAATCTAGGCTAATTTCAAAAGAGCGCACTAAAGCTTCGTTTATCACAACATCGTGCGTTTCAGTCGCCATTGCAATTTCACATTCTGGATTATTTGGTGCTAAAATTGGCGAAGTAAAGAGAAAAGCAAGCGGTGCTTTAATCATCTGTGCCAAACGATGCGCAAAAAGCACTCCTGCAAAAGAAATCCCCACAACAACGCAATCTTGCTTTTCAAAAAAACTCAAGGGCATATTATGCAGTAGTTTTTGCAATGCGTCATTGCGATTTTCAAAGAGAGTCTTTCGTCGCATAGAGTGCATTGTATTACCGATAAAATTGCCTCCAATCGTGCTAATAATTTCGCTATTTAAATTTCCCATATACTTGTCCTAATTGCCTACTTTTACATCACTGCTTAATAAAGGAATAAATTTAATTGTAAATAACACATATTTATCGTCTTTTGCTTCTGTTCCGTGCGTAGTCAGCATTGGATAGATTTCACTTACATATTTAAGCCCAAAAGAAAAACAACGGATAGAAGTTTCAAAGCCGACTTGCCAAGTCTTAAAGTAACGTTCCTTATAATCATAGCCCGCACTTGCAAAAATGTCAATGGATTCAAACTCTTTCTCAAATCCTGCCATTAGGTAATTTGCCTCGCCAAATCTCCCACGATTCCAATCAATATCTGCAAAAGATTGACGGAAAAAATGTCCAAAACTTGCATTCAAATACTCGCCGTCATAACGCACTTGATGTGTGGCTTCAGAAATCTTTGCCTTTTGATGTGAATAAAAAATGCTACTCAAAAAACTCCATTGATAATCATAAAAGTATTGAATCTCGTTTTCAAACTCTCCC
It includes:
- a CDS encoding phosphoribosyltransferase; this translates as MGNLNSEIISTIGGNFIGNTMHSMRRKTLFENRNDALQKLLHNMPLSFFEKQDCVVVGISFAGVLFAHRLAQMIKAPLAFLFTSPILAPNNPECEIAMATETHDVVINEALVRSFEISLDYIYGEVQRQYEDKMLPLIYQYRKGNPLISLKGKRVLLVDEGIDSGLTALASIKSVITLQAKTVHFACPVAPIEVAEVMDEATDGIFCLYRSKNFVDIGYYYKEYPAIESSVIEEIFNNIQP